Below is a genomic region from bacterium.
TACTGAATCCGGGCCGCCTTAAAACGCAACTGTTTACACATTCGGGAGCCTGACATTCTCCCCGGCTGGCGAATCCTTTCCGGAATCCGACGCCGCGGGCAGCAAGGGCACCCACCTGGCACTACAGTTGCCTACTGGCGGTCCGCGAGAAAATCCCGCAGAAGTGCGGGATTTTCTCGTGCTAGAGTTTCTACATGCCGTTTCGCATCACTCCCTATGGCGGAGCCGATTCCGTCACCGGTTCGAACTTTCTGATAGAAGGAAGCGGCGGCGGGAAGATTCTCGTCGACTGCGGCATCGAGCAGGGGAGGGATGTTTCGGAGGCGGATACGTACGCCCCTTTTCCGTACGATGCGTCCCAGATAGACGCGCTCGTGATAACGCACGCGCATCTCGATCACGTGGGCCGCTGCCCGAAGCTCGCAAAGGAGGGATTCAGGGGCAGGGTATATATGACGCCGCCGACGCGCGATCTGGCGGAACTTATCCTTCGCGACAGCGCCGGCATCCTCGCGCAGGAAGCGCAGATGCGGCATCTGCCCCTTCTTTATACCGACGAGGACGTGACGCGGTTCTTCTCGCTCGTCGAAACGCTCGAATACCACACGGAGAAAGAAATCGCTCCCGGCCTTTCGGTCTGTCTCCGGAACACCGGCCATATCCTCGGCTCCGCAAGCGTCCGGATACGGGATGCGTCGGGCTCCTCCCTCGCCCTTACGGGCGACATCGGCAACTCGCCCTCTCCCTTTCTTCCCGACGCCGAACCGATTCCGGACGCCGGCGCCCTGCTTATGGAAAGCGTGTACGGCGACCGGCTGCATCCGCACCTTGCCGATCGTGTCGCGGAGCTTCGCGATACCCTGAAGCGGGCGATAGCGCGGGGAGGAACCATTCTCATCCCTTCGTTCTCGATGGAGCGCACGCAGCTCATGCTCTACGAATTCTCGAACCTCATGGCCGCGGGAGAGATCCCGAAGATTCCCGTATTCCTCGATTCCCCGCTCGCGATCGGCGTCACCGCCGTATACGAGAAATGGGGAAGTACGTATTTCAAGCAGGAGGCGAAAGAGGAGCTCGAGCGGGAAGGCAGCATTTTCAATTTCCCGTTTCTCAAGATGACATCCTCGCGCGAGCAGTCGGAGGGAATTGCGGCCGCGCCTGACCCGAAGATCATCATCGCGGGGGCGGGCATGAGCCACGGAGGGCGCATAGGGGCGCACGAGGCCCGCTATCTGCCGTTTCCGACGACGACCCTCATCATGGTCGGATACCAGGCGCCGGGGACTCCCGGGCGGCTCATGCAGGAAGGCGCTCCTTCCGTGCGGCTCGGGGGCCGGGAGGTGCGCATACGGGCCAAGATAGAGACCCTGTCAGGCTGGTCGGCGCACGCGGACCGCGACGGGCTCATGAAGTTTGTCGAAGCCTGTCTTCCGGGGACGAAGACGTTTTTCGTCGCGATCGGGGAGCCTTCCGCCGAGCGTTTCCTCGCCCAGCGCATTCATGACACCTTCAGTGTTCGCACTATCGTACCGGAGACGGGGGAGGGGTGGGAGATAGGGAAAGATTCGATTCATAGGGTATAGTCTTGCTATATGCCCGATTCTCGCGGCGCGTCCACGCAGCTTTCTCCCGAACGCCACGCTACTCCCTTCGCGTTTTTCCTCGCGACGAATCGTCAGGAAGTGAAATGGCTTGGCTTGAGCGCGCTTTCTTATAGTTTTGCGGCGGCGGCCATGCTCGCCGCTACCTATGCGCTTGGCCAGGCGGTGGATTTGCTCCCCCCCCCCCCCCCCT
It encodes:
- a CDS encoding MBL fold metallo-hydrolase; this translates as MPFRITPYGGADSVTGSNFLIEGSGGGKILVDCGIEQGRDVSEADTYAPFPYDASQIDALVITHAHLDHVGRCPKLAKEGFRGRVYMTPPTRDLAELILRDSAGILAQEAQMRHLPLLYTDEDVTRFFSLVETLEYHTEKEIAPGLSVCLRNTGHILGSASVRIRDASGSSLALTGDIGNSPSPFLPDAEPIPDAGALLMESVYGDRLHPHLADRVAELRDTLKRAIARGGTILIPSFSMERTQLMLYEFSNLMAAGEIPKIPVFLDSPLAIGVTAVYEKWGSTYFKQEAKEELEREGSIFNFPFLKMTSSREQSEGIAAAPDPKIIIAGAGMSHGGRIGAHEARYLPFPTTTLIMVGYQAPGTPGRLMQEGAPSVRLGGREVRIRAKIETLSGWSAHADRDGLMKFVEACLPGTKTFFVAIGEPSAERFLAQRIHDTFSVRTIVPETGEGWEIGKDSIHRV